The Gloeocapsopsis sp. IPPAS B-1203 region AGTGCTTCAGCAAGTACAGGATGTCCATGTCCATGAATTGTTACCCACCAACTAGAAATACAATCCACAATTTGGCGTCCGTCTTCCAATTCGAGCATCACTCCTTTCCCCTTGACTACCTTCAAAGGCATTGGCGCGGTTTTCATTTGGGTAAATGGTTGCCAAATCGGAGAATCATAAATTTCTTCGATGCTGCTCATAAAAAAAATCAAGTTCTTGAGTAAAAAAAGCTATGAATAATCCCGAAAAACAAGCAAATAGAACATAATTTAGTCTTTCTAGCCACTAATCACTCTTCCCTAGCCACTCAATTCTGACTTGACTGCTGAGGTTAGTTAAGCGAAACTGACAATAATTGATGTCAGGCTTCATGTATTGCTAAATTTTGTTAACTTTTTATTCTCTATAATTCGATAGATGAAACATTATTTAGCAATAGTGATAGTGAGGAGAGCACATAGTAGGCATAAACGCTTACAAATAGCAACAAGCAGCCGATACAGTGTAGCTGCAAAATTATAAATAAAGCTATGGTGATTAGCTAGAAGTATGGAAACGCTAGAGTTTGTGATTTATCCTGATGGTCGCGTCCAGGAAACAGTCTCCGGTATAGTAGGAGCTACTTGTACCGAAGTTACAGCGGCAATCGAAGCAGAACTGGGGCAAGTCGTCAGTCACCAGCCAAGCTCAGAATTTTATAATGCAGTACAACACCAGTCTACAGTTGCAACGACACAAGCTAGTTTTAGCGAGTGGTAATTTTACTAACTAGTCCAGCTTGATTCAATTCACAACTAATACAATGTCACACTTTAGCCAAATCAAAACACAAATCCGTAATCTTTCATCTCTACAAGCTGCTCTCACTGACTTAGGCATCAGTTGGAAATCTGGTTCTAGAGCAGTAAGAGGATATCGCGGTCAAACTCGTAATGCCGAAATCACCATCGAGCAGGAAAATGGTTACGATGTCGGCTTTAGTTGGAACGGTAAAGAATACGAACTCGTTGCCGATTTGCAGTATTGGCAGCAAGATTTGTCAGTTGAAGGTTTCCTGAAGAAAATCACCCAGCGTTATGCTTACCACACAGTGTTAAGTGAAACCTCGCGTTTAGGATTCCAAGTAGCAGAACAGCAACAAAATAAAGACGGATCAATTCGACTATTAGTACAGCGCTGGAGTGCGTAATGTCTGATTTTATGCCGCCGATCGAGCAGACAGCACAATCTGGAGCAATGCGATCGCAGCTTGAACCTGAGTTAGGTGGTATCTTTCGCGATGCACCCGAACGTTCTGGTTTAGAACCTGAGTTAGGCGGTGTAGTGCGGCAGAAAGGTGTCTACGTTGATGAAGTCACTTGTATTGGTTGCAAGCACTGCGCTCACGTTGCCCGCAATACTTTCTACATTGAACCAGACTATGGTCGCTCGCGTGTTGTCCGTCAAGACGGAGATTCAGAAGAGTTAATCCAGGAAGCAATTGATACTTGTCCAGTCGATTGTATTCATTGGGTTGATTACACAGAACTCAAAAAACTTGAGGAAGAACGACAATACCAGGTGATTCCTATCGCAGGTTATCCAGTAGAAGAAGCTGTTGTTGCTGCTCATCGACGGCGCAAAAAACGTCAGGCACAGAAAAAAGCTCGCTATTAATTGGAAGAAGTGTTTTATCCTTACAAAAGGCTGTTGTAACAGCCTTTTTTGGCTTTGTAGAGGGTAGGTAATGATTGACAGTCGAACGTGCTCGCGGTGCTAAAGTTTTAAACTAAATCATCATCTGGTAGGAGAATCAGTGTCGCGCTTGAGCAATTGTGGCTGCGAATATGGGATTATGAGCAGTGACTTTCACCTCTGTTTGTAATTCACGATTGATGATGAAGGCG contains the following coding sequences:
- a CDS encoding ferredoxin, which encodes MSDFMPPIEQTAQSGAMRSQLEPELGGIFRDAPERSGLEPELGGVVRQKGVYVDEVTCIGCKHCAHVARNTFYIEPDYGRSRVVRQDGDSEELIQEAIDTCPVDCIHWVDYTELKKLEEERQYQVIPIAGYPVEEAVVAAHRRRKKRQAQKKARY
- a CDS encoding DUF2997 domain-containing protein, with product METLEFVIYPDGRVQETVSGIVGATCTEVTAAIEAELGQVVSHQPSSEFYNAVQHQSTVATTQASFSEW
- a CDS encoding DUF1257 domain-containing protein, with protein sequence MSHFSQIKTQIRNLSSLQAALTDLGISWKSGSRAVRGYRGQTRNAEITIEQENGYDVGFSWNGKEYELVADLQYWQQDLSVEGFLKKITQRYAYHTVLSETSRLGFQVAEQQQNKDGSIRLLVQRWSA